CGTTTCTCAGGACTGATCACGCTAAGCCCGCACTTTAGGGTGGATTTTCTTGCTGATGACTGCGTGTCCGTCTAGAAACTGGCGGTACACGTTATCAAGAAAGGGTTCTTCGAACGTGCCTGAACCAAGCAGCAGGCGGTAGTAGAGTGATCCGTATAAAAGATCAATCGCGGCGTCAACGTCGATGTCGCTACGTAAAGATCCCTCCGCGACGGCGGCCCTCATGATGTTGCGCACGCCTTCACGGCGAGGATCAAGCCAGCGCTCGCGAAATGCGATTGAAAGCTGGGGGTCGGACTGCGCTTCAGCCACGAGAGAACGGATGAGATTGCCTCGTGCACTCCGAAAAAAGGCCGCCTGCAAGTCCAGTTGCTGCCGCAGGCGTTCCAGGGCGTTTCCCGTGTCAGGGAAATCGGTCTCGCTTCCGATTAGAGCCAAGAGCGAGTCCATCACCAAAGCTGCCTTGTTTGGCCAATGCCGATAAAGAGTCATTTTCCCGACACCGGCCTCAGCTGCGATATCGTTTACGCTTACAGACCTGAATCCCCGCTTCGTGACGAGACGCAGAGCTGCCTTGAGTACCGCGTCATGCGCTGCCTGGCTTCGTGGTCGCCCTATCTCCGCCAATATCAGAACTCCGTCGAAAAATATGCAACCGTTACGATACCGAAAGTATCATATGCTCATGGATACGATACTGCGAGTATCGTTTAGGGGGCTTTCATGGACAAAGTAGTCGTTGTCACTGGCGTCAGTAGCGGATTAGGCAAGGCATTCGCCATTGCTTTGCTTCAGGCGGGATTCAAAGTTGTGGGAACTGTACGGAAACAGGAGGCAGTAGAAGAGTTCGAGCGGCTTCAGACGGGTGCAGCGTTCGCACGTGTTCTTGACGTGACGGACGCCCCGGAAAAACTTTCCTCCATGGTGGAAGAAATCGAAGAACACGTTGGGCCGGTCTACGCATTGATCAACAACGCGGGCTACGGACATGAAGGAACGTTGGAAGAAAGCTCGATGGAGGAACTTCGCCAGCAGTTTGAGGTCAATGTTTTCGGGGCTGTTGGGATGATGAAGGCCGTGCTTCCTTTTATGCGCGCACGCCGCGAGGGCCGGATTCTCAATGTAACTTCCATGGGCGGCTTGATGACCATGCCCGGACTCTCGTATTACCACGGTAGCAAGTTTGCCCTGGAGGGCATTTCCTCCTCGCTCGCTAAAGAGGTAAGGCCTCTGGGGATTTTCGTGACTGCTGTTGAACCAGGCATGTTCCGTACTGACTGGGCTGGCCGTTCGATGGTGCGTTCAGAACGCAAGATACCTGATTACGATGCGATCTTCGATCCTATCCGGGCTGCACGGCAAGCGAGGAACGGCAACCAGCCGGGCGATCCGGCAAAGGCCGGAAAGGCAATCGCAACCCTTCTGGTGTCCCCAGAGCCACCTCTGCATCTATTGCTGGGATCGGATGCTTTTGACTTTGTGCAGAAGGAGTTGGAGACACTTCGCGGTGAGTTTTCAAGCTGGGAGCCTCTCACGCGATCCACCAACTTCCAACAAACGGCATAAATGCTTGTTTGCCTCGGACAGGCTCGTTGCCCCCGGAGCCTGTTCGAGACTGATGAGTCGCGATAAGTCGGCTTCCCAGACGGTATGCCGGCTTCCCCAGCCACTAAACCCCAATCCCCATCATCCGCACAATCGCCAGCGCATTCGAGCTCTGATTTACCCCTGGCTTCAGCCGGTAATCAAACGCCAGCGGATCGCTCGCGTCCGCACTCGCCATATGCACGTTCACTGCACACAGCTCGGCGAACTCTCCCATCTCCGTCAGCGTCAGGTCATGTGTCGACAGAGCGCCCACCGCGCCGTGACCCACCAGCGCCCGCGTCACCGCCTCCGCCGCGACTTTGCGGTCCAGCGAGTTCGTCCCGCTGAAGATCTCGTCGATCAGAAACAGCACCCGCACCTCGCCCGCGCTGCGAGCGGCCTCGAGGATCGCATGCAGACGCTCCACCTCTGCAAGAAACTTGCTCCTGCCCTCCGCCAGCGAATCGCTCAGCGCAATCGACGCTCCAATCACCAACGGCGATATCCTCGCCCGCGTCGCGCGAATCGGCGCACCCGTCGCAGCCAGCACCGCATTCGCTCCCACCGACCGCAGCAGCGTCGACTTGCCCGCCATGTTCGATCCGCTGATCAGATACACCCTCGTCTCCGCGTTCAACGCCACATCGTTCGCCACCGCGTTCGCAGGCAATAGAGGATGCG
The Acidobacteriaceae bacterium genome window above contains:
- a CDS encoding oxidoreductase, whose translation is MDKVVVVTGVSSGLGKAFAIALLQAGFKVVGTVRKQEAVEEFERLQTGAAFARVLDVTDAPEKLSSMVEEIEEHVGPVYALINNAGYGHEGTLEESSMEELRQQFEVNVFGAVGMMKAVLPFMRARREGRILNVTSMGGLMTMPGLSYYHGSKFALEGISSSLAKEVRPLGIFVTAVEPGMFRTDWAGRSMVRSERKIPDYDAIFDPIRAARQARNGNQPGDPAKAGKAIATLLVSPEPPLHLLLGSDAFDFVQKELETLRGEFSSWEPLTRSTNFQQTA
- a CDS encoding TetR/AcrR family transcriptional regulator; translation: MAEIGRPRSQAAHDAVLKAALRLVTKRGFRSVSVNDIAAEAGVGKMTLYRHWPNKAALVMDSLLALIGSETDFPDTGNALERLRQQLDLQAAFFRSARGNLIRSLVAEAQSDPQLSIAFRERWLDPRREGVRNIMRAAVAEGSLRSDIDVDAAIDLLYGSLYYRLLLGSGTFEEPFLDNVYRQFLDGHAVISKKIHPKVRA